One genomic segment of Pecten maximus unplaced genomic scaffold, xPecMax1.1, whole genome shotgun sequence includes these proteins:
- the LOC117320126 gene encoding uncharacterized protein LOC117320126, with amino-acid sequence MATSKMTKFKVGDEVRIDNKGKGHIKKLLENDEYTVQIEGIDFEFDCTADRLVLEVEVGSGVVKQTTDQVTTGAGQRHIRIDNSDIDDFVNKQANKNTLSKTFYDLKLLRQFLSLENENREIYQIPPQELCPLLCKFFIGIRKQDGSNYEPSSLRGFMSSFDRQLRRYDYGYSVVSSVEFGKVREVLTAKQRELKKEGKGNKPMKAQPISDEEIETLWEQGQLGCSNPDSVINTLWFFSTVHFGLRGSDEHRSMYWGDVNLCRDVSGEEYLEFDERQTKTRQGTNPRDVRAVNPKCGVIPRT; translated from the coding sequence atggcgactagtAAAATGACAAAGTTTAAAGTTGGCGATGAAGTCAGGATTGACAACAAAGGCAAGGGCCATATTAAGAAGCTACTGGAAAACGATGAGTACACTGTTCAGATTGAAGGAATCGATTTCGAGTTTGATTGTACAGCCGATCGGCTTGTTTTAGAAGTTGAAGTCGGGTCTGGGGTTGTAAAGCAGACGACAGATCAGGTCACGACAGGGGCAGGGCAAAGACATATTCGCATAGACAACAGTGATATCGAtgattttgtaaacaaacaagcaaacaaaaacactttGTCAAAAACTTTTTATGATTTGAAGCTTCTTCGTCAGTTTTTGAGCCTGGAAAATGAAAATCGTGAAATTTATCAAATCCCACCACAAGAATTGTGCCCCCTCCTTTGCAAATTCTTTATAGGAATACGGAAACAAGACGGTTCCAATTATGAACCGAGTTCGCTGCGTGGTTTTATGAGTTCGTTTGACAGGCAATTGAGACGGTATGATTATGGTTACTCTGTGGTCAGTAGTGTTGAATTTGGGAAAGTCCGAGAAGTTCTGACAGCTAAACAACGGGAGCTTAAGAAGGAAGGAAAGGGGAACAAACCAATGAAGGCACAACCTATTTCAGACGAGGAAATTGAAACTCTGTGGGAACAGGGCCAGCTCGGATGTAGCAACCCTGACAGTGTGATAAACACACTATGGTTTTTCAGTACTGTCCATTTCGGACTACGTGGTTCCGATGAACATAGATCAATGTATTGGGGGGATGTTAATTTGTGCCGAGATGTGTCAGGGGAAGAATATCTTGAATTTGATGAAAGACAAACTAAAACGCGGCAAGGAACAAACCCGAGGGACGTCCGCGCTGTAAACCCAAAATGTGGAGTAATTCCGAGAACCTAG